One Pseudoliparis swirei isolate HS2019 ecotype Mariana Trench unplaced genomic scaffold, NWPU_hadal_v1 hadal_25, whole genome shotgun sequence genomic region harbors:
- the wdr33 gene encoding pre-mRNA 3' end processing protein WDR33 codes for MATDISSPQRFFHMPRFQHQAPRQVFYKRPDFAQQQAMQQLTFDGKRMRKAVNRKTIDYNPSVVRHLEVTLFDPVSDRPDHRLTGSLQPDAGCYNDLVPPVGMCNNPMNAVTTKFVRTSTNKVKCPVFVIRWTPEGRRLVTGASSGEFTLWNGLTFNFETILQAHDSPVRAMTWSHNDMWMLTADHGGYVKYWQSNMNNVKMFQAHKEAIREASFSPTDNKFATCSDDGTVRIWDFMRCHEERILRGHGADVKCVDWHPTKGLVVSGSKDSQQPIKFWDPKTGQSLATLHAHKNTVMEVKWNLNGNWLLTASRDHLCKLFDIRNLKEELQVFRGHKKEATAVAWHPVHEGLFASGGSDGSLLFWHTGVEKEVGGMEMAHEGMIWSLAWHPLGHILCSGSNDHTSKFWTRNRPGDKMRDRYNLNLLPGMSEDGMEYDDIDLNNMASIPGMGIPEQLKAAMEQEQSSKESAPEVEMSIPGLDWGMDEVMGKDTKKVPQKKVPYAKPIPAQFQQAWAENKVPMMPPGGDLGKDRKVEQKVDGKKKSQSEMEQEMYSNPMLLEQMKMDRMNTDGNLGPSQGPGAMPPFPGGQQGFPPNMPPQQMGPPMGPGGMQPPFMSQGQMGPPSGPQSHQGGPPDMQRHPGPPRNIGPQGPHGLGPRGMQGPHGGMMGPPPRGMGPRDPQGPLSQGGMMQPQGNIMGPQGGMMGPPPRTHGNVPNNYGMGNMQGPSGGLHGPPGNVQGAQGNIQGPPYMQHQNSGPMMHGMGPQGPSSKDPRGPPPNNHHMGPTDRQGPGGPDQGSGSYWGDNQQGRRGAQDFDGGQDFHSREENWRPGYQGGGGGHRGAGHRGGGGGGGGGGGGAAAGAGAGGGNVGNWGPEERFAGGDFRGRRDDRFRGGGPGRPGARGYPDEYGSQEEAFDGPEEPGRGWDNAGGRGRPPRGGAPPRGGHDGHRDDGSSPAGRERSASLQGMDMASLPPRKRPWQDGPGTGDPRERESPGAEGGRAPQREDGGYGPLGRGGRGGWAPGGPGPVPRRGGPAPRGLPRGGGRGR; via the exons CGCCGCAGCGCTTCTTCCACATGCCGCGCTTCCAGCACCAGGCGCCGCGCCAGGTGTTCTACAAGAGGCCGGACTTCGCCCAGCAGCAGGCCATGCAGCAGCTCACCTTCGACGGCAAGCGCATGAGGAAGGCCGTGAACCGCAAGACCATCGACTACAACCCGTCTGTCGTCAGACACCTGGAGGTGA CTCTGTTTGACCCGGTCTCTGACCGCCCTGACCATCGACTGACCGGTTCCCTGCAGCCGGACGCCGGCTGCTACAACGAC cTGGTGCCTCCTGTGGGCATGTGCAACAACCCCATGAACGCCGTCACCACCAAGTTCGTCAGAACCTCCACCAACAAGGTCAAGTGCCCCGTATTTGTGATCCGG tgGACTCCTGAAGGCCGGCGCCTGGTCACTGGAGCCTCCAGCGGAGAGTTCACCCTGTGGAACGGACTCACCTTCAACTTTGAGACCATTCTACAG gCCCATGACAGCCCGGTGCGGGCCATGACGTGGTCTCACAACGACATGTGGATGCTGACGGCGGACCACGGCGGCTATGTGAAGTACTGGCAGTCCAACATGAACAACGTGAAGATGTTCCAGGCCCACAAGGAGGCCATTAGGGAAGCCAG CTTTTCTCCAACAGATAATAAATTTGCCACCTGCTCCGATGACGGCACCGTGAGGATCTGGGACTTCATGCGCTGCCACGAGGAGAGGATCCTCCGAG gTCACGGTGCTGATGTGAAGTGTGTGGACTGGCACCCCACTAAGGGTCTGGTGGTCTCCGGCAGCAAAGACAGCCAGCAGCCGATCAAGTTCTGGGACCCCAAGACGGGACAGAGTCTGGCCACACT CCACGCCCACAAGAACACGGTGATGGAGGTGAAGTGGAACCTCAACGGCAACTGGCTGCTGACGGCCTCCCGGGACCACCTGTGCAAACTGTTCGACATCAGGAACCtgaaggaggagctgcaggtgtTCAGAGGACACAAGAAGGAGGCCACAG CTGTGGCCTGGCATCCTGTCCATGAAGGTCTGTTTGCCAGCGGAGGCTCTGATGGCTCTCTGCTCTTCTGGCACACCGG GGTGGAGAAGGAGGTTGGCGGGATGGAGATGGCTCACGAGGGGATGATCTGGAGTCTGGCCTGGCACCCGCTGGGCCACATCCTGTGCTCCGGCTCCAACGaccacaccag TAAGTTCTGGACCAGGAACCGACCCGGGGACAAGATGAGGGACCGCTACAACCTGAACCTGCTGCCGGGAATGTCAGAGGACGGCATGGAGTACG ACGACATCGACCTGAACAACATGGCCTCCATCCCGGGGATGGGCATCCCGGAGCAGCTGAAGGCCGCCATGGAGCAGGAGCAGAGCA GTAAGGAGTCGGCCCCTGAGGTGGAGATGTCCATCCCTGGTCTGGACTGGGGGATGGACGAGGTCATGGGCAAGGACACCAAGAAGGTCCCCCAGAAGAAGGTCCCCTACGCCAAGCCCATCCCCGCACAGTTCCAACAG gcCTGGGCGGAGAACAAAGTGCCCATgatgccccctggtggagatCTGGGCAAAGACCGGAAGGTGGAGCAGAAAGTGGACGGCAAAAAGAAAAGTCAGTCTGAGATGGAGCAGGAGATGTACAGCAACCCCATGCTGCTGGAG cagATGAAGATGGACCGGATGAACACCGATGGGAACTTGGGGCCCTCCCAGGGCCCCGGCGCCATGCCCCCCTTCCCTGGAGGCCAGCAAGGTTTCCCTCCTAACATGCCTCCTCAGCAGATGGGGCCTCCGATGGGCCCCGGAGGCATGCAGCCTCCTTTCATGTCCCAGGGACAGATGGGGCCACCCTCTGGACCCCAGTCTCACCAGGGGGGCCCACCAGACATGCAGAGACACCCGGGTCCGCCGAGAAATATCGGGCCCCAAGGTCCTCATGGCTTGGGACCCCGAGGGATGCAAGGGCCCCATGGTGGGATGATGGGGCCCCCTCCTCGAGGAATGGGACCACGGGATCCTCAGGGTCctctatctcaggggggcatgaTGCAACCTCAGGGGAACATCATGGGCCCTCAGGGTGGGATGATGGGGCCCCCACCCAGGACACACGGCAATGTGCCAAACAACTATGGGATGGGCAACATGCAGGGGCCCTCGGGGGGGCTGCATGGGCCTCCAGGTAACGTGCAGGGGGCCCAAGGGAACATCCAAGGACCCCCATACATGCAGCACCAG AACTCGGGGCCGATGATGCACGGGATGGGGCCGCAGGGGCCCAGCAGCAAAG ACCCCCGGGGACCACCGCCCAACAACCACCACATGGGCCCTACAGACCGGCAGGGCCCTGGGGGCCCGGACCAGGGCTCAGGTTCTTACTGGGGAGACAACCAGCAGGGCCGGAGAGGAGCGCAGGACTTTGATGGAGGACAAGACTtccacagcagagaggagaactgGAGACCAGGATaccagggggggggagggggccacCGGGGGGCTGGACaccgagggggagggggaggaggaggaggaggaggaggaggagcagcagcgggAGCGGGAGCGGGGGGGGGCAACGTAGGGAACTGGGGCCCCGAAGAGAGGTTCGCTGGAGGAGATTTCAGAGGACGCAGAGATGACAG GTTCAGGGGAGGAGGTCCCGGCCGGCCCGGAGCTAGAGGTTACCCCGACGAGTACGGCAGCCAGGAGGAGGCCTTCGACGGCCCCGAGGAGCCGGGGAGGGGCTGGGACAACGCGGGGGGCCGGGGGAGGCCTCCCCGAGGAGGAGCGCCGCCCAGAGGAG GGCACGACGGTCACCGTGACGACGGCTCGTCCCCGGCCGGCCGCGAgcgctccgcctccctccagggGATGGACATGGCGTCTCTGCCCCCCCGGAAGCGGCCGTGGCAGGACGGCCCGGGGACCGGAGACCCCCGGGAGCGAGAGTCCCCCGGAGCCGAGGGAG GACGCGCCCCCCAGAGGGAGGACGGGGGCTACGGGCCCCTGGGGCGAGGCGGGCGAGGCGGATGGGCTCCTGGGGGACCCGGACCTGTGCCGAGGAGGGGAGGACCGGCGCCCAGAGGGCTGCCGAGGGGGGGCGGCCGGGGCCGGTGA
- the sft2d3 gene encoding vesicle transport protein SFT2C, which produces MAELNRQLQEYLAQSKGGAARTSSQSSSSTAVDLGDSEPVSRNWFGRWSSPWSGSQSSSSFAWPWSAEPDPCLPGVGRRQRLVAFCACAVFSLLCFGLSALYAPLLLLYARKFALLWSLGSLFAIAAAAVLRGPSRLFAGLPTSPGAAAYLCALAGTLFAALRLHSTALTALGAALQVAVIAGCAASLLPGGGAGIRFMGGVAAAAIKRTVSGKTTPI; this is translated from the coding sequence ATGGCGGAACTGAACCGACAGCTCCAGGAGTATCTGGCTCAGTCCAAAGGCGGCGCCGCCAGAACCAGCTCCCAGTCCAGCTCCAGCACCGCGGTGGACCTGGGCGACTCGGAGCCGGTCTCGAGAAACTGGTTCGGGCGGTGGTCCAGTCCGTGGTCCGGGAGCCAGAGCTCCAGCAGCTTCGCCTGGCCCTGGTCGGCCGAACCGGACCCGTGTCTGCCGGGCGTGGGCCGTCGGCAGCGGCTCGTGGCCTTCTGCGCGTGCGCGGTGTTCTCCCTGCTGTGCTTCGGGCTGTCCGCGCTCTACGCGCCGCTTCTGCTGCTCTACGCGCGCAAGTTCGCGCTGCTCTGGTCGCTCGGTTCGCTGTTCGCTATTGCGGCCGCCGCGGTACTTCGCGGGCCCAGCCGACTGTTCGCCGGCCTGCCCACCTCCCCCGGGGCCGCCGCCTACCTGTGCGCTCTCGCGGGGACCCTGTTCGCCGCGCTGCGCCTCCACAGCACCGCGCTCACCGCGCTGGGCGCCGCGCTGCAGGTCGCGGTCATCGCCGGATGCGCGGCGTCGCTGCTGCCCGGAGGGGGCGCGGGGATCCGCTTCATGGggggcgtggcggcggcggccatcAAGAGGACCGTCAGCGGCAAGACCACGCCCATCTGA